The Streptomyces sp. NBC_01298 genome contains the following window.
TGGTCCGCGCGTACCTCGGAGAGGAGGAACCGGCCGCATGACCACCTTCCTCGAACTGCTCCTCGGCGGGCTGTCCATGGGCTCCGTCTACGCCCTGATCGCCCTCGGCTTCGTGGTCATCTTCAAGGCCACCGAAGTGGTCAACTTCGCCCACGCGTCCCTGCTGCTGGCCGGCGGCTACGTCACCGCGACCCTGCACGAGGAACTCGGATTCTGGGGCGCGCTCCTGGCCGGCGCGCTCTCGGCGGCCGCCGTGGGCGCGGCGATCGAGTTCCTGGTGATGCGCCGCTACCGGGGCCAGGACCAGAGCGTGCTGGCCATCGTCACCATCGGCGTCGACATCCTCCTCATCACCGACCTCACCCGGCGCCTCGGCACCGACGTGCTCTCCCTCGGCGACCCGTGGGGCGACCGCGTGGTCCACCTCGGCGCGGTCACGGTGCCCCAGACCCGGATCGCCGCCATCCTCGCCGCCGGGCTGCTGATCACCGTGTTCCTGCTGGTGTTCCGGCACACCTCCTGGGGCGTGGCCATGCGCGCCGCCGCAGAACAGCCCGAGACGGCCGCGCTGATGGGCGTACGGCTGGGCCGGGTCTCGCTCGCGGCGTGGGCCGTGGCCGGGGCGCTGGCCGCCGTCGCCGCGCTCTTCCTGACCGTCTTCCCCACGCCCGGCCTGGAGCGGGCCACGTCCCTCGCCGCCCTCAAGGCCTTCCCGGCCGCGATCCTCGGCGGCCTCGACTCCACCTCCGGCGCACTGGCCGGCGGGCTGATCGTGGGCGTCACCGAGGCGCTGGCCACCGGCTACCAGGGTCAGTTGACCTTCCTCGGCCGGGGCATCGGCGACCTGGCTCCGTACCTGGTGATGGTCGCGGTCCTGCTGATCCGCCCCGCCGGACTCCTCGGCACGAAGGAGCTCGCCCGTGTCTGACACCCGCAGCCCCGTGCTGCACCCCGAGGCCGTCGCCCCGGCGGCGGCCACCCGGCTCCGGCTGCTCACCTCCCGGAACGCGACGGTGGCGGCCGCCGGCCTGGTGCTGCTCGCGCTGCCGTTCTACCTCGACCGGTTCTGGCTGCAGGCCGGGCTGTTCGCCATCGCCGCCGCCATCGGGGCCATAGGGCTCAACCTGCTCACCGGAGCCACCGGCCAGCTCTCGATGGGCCACGCCTTCTTCCTCGCCGTCGGGGCCTACGGGTACTGCGCGCTCGCCGGGGACGGCAGCACGGCGGGCGGCCACACCCTGGTCGGACTCGGCCTGCCCAGCTGGCTCGCCGCGGTCCTGGCCGTCGCCCTCGCCGGGGCGGCGGGCGGCCTCTTCAGCCCCATCGCCGGCCGCCTTCGCGGCGCGTACCTGGGCATCGCCACACTCGCGCTGATCTTCATCGGCCAGCACGTGCTGTTCAACGCCACCAGCGTCACCGGCGGGTTCAACGGCCGGGAGGTGGAGCCGCTGTCCCTCTTCGGCTTCACCTTCGACGACACCGAGACCGTCATCGCCGCCGTCCCCTTCCAGTCCGCCGAGAAGCTCTGGTACGTCGCCCTCGCGGCCCTCCTCGGCGGCGCCCTGTTCGCACGCGGCGTCCTGCGGGGCCGGCCCGGCCGGGCCATGAACGCCCTGCGCGACCACAGCATCGCCGCCGGGGTGATGGGCGTGCCGGTCGCCCGGTACCGGGCCGCCGTCTTCGTCCTGTCGTCCATGTACGCGGGGCTGGCCGGCGTCCTGCTCGCCCTCGTCTTCCAGCGCACGGTGCCCGACTACTTCGGCATGGTGCTGTCCCTGGAGTACCTGGCCATGATCGTGATCGGTGGCCTGGGCACCGTCGCGGGCGCCGTCGTGGGCGCGGTCTTCGTCTCCCTGCTGCCCCCACTCCTCACCCGCTACAGCGAAGCCCTCCCGCTGGTGTCCGCGCCCGGAACGGGCGGTGTCTCGCCGGGCGAGGCCTCCCGCTATCTGTACGGAGCGGCCGTCGTCGTGGCCGTCCTGTTCCTGCCCGGTGGACTCACCGGCATCACCCGGATCGTCCGCACCCGCACCACACCCTCGAAGGAGCGAACGTGAACAGAAGAAGGCACGCTGCCGCGGTCCTGGCGGCCGCACTCGTCCTGACCGGCGCCGCCGGGTGCAGTGGCAAGGCAAAGCCCGCCGACGGGGACAAGCCCGCCGCCTCGGGCGGGGTCAAGGCCGGGGCCGGGGTGAGCGACAAGACCATCAAGCTCGGCGCGCTCACCGACATGACCGGCGTCTACGCCTCCCTCGGCAAGAGCGTCACCCAGGCCCAGCAGCTGTGGGTCAAGCAGACCAACGCGGCGGGCGGCATCTGCGGCCGCACCATCGAGCTGACGGTCCGCGACCACGGCTACGACCCGCAGAAGGCCCTCGCCGCCTACACCGAGCTGGAGCCCTCGGTGCTGGGCTTCGCCCAGTTCATCGGATCCCCGTTCGTCTCCGCCGTCAAGACGCGGATCGACGGCAAGGACAAGGGGCTGGTCATCCCGCAGGCCTGGTCCGCCTCCCTGCTCGGCAGCCCGTACATCCGCACGGTGGGAGCGACGTACGACGTCGAGACGATCAACGCCGTCGGCTTCCTCCTCGACCAGAAGCGGATCGCCTCGGGCGACAAGATCGGGCACGTCTACTTCGAGGGCGACTACGGCGAGAACGCCCTGACCGGCTCCAAGGCCATCGCCGCGGAGTCCGGGCTGACCGTCGTCGAGCAGAAGATCAAGCCCACCGACAACGACATGACCGCCCAGGTGGCCGCGCTCAAGCAGGCCGGGGTCAAGGCCGTGGTCATCAGCGCCGGCCCCCGCCAGGCGGCCTCGCTCGTCGGAGTCGCCGCGGCGGGCGGCTGGAACGTCCCGTTCGTCGGCAACAACTCGGCCTTCGCGCCGCAGCTCCTGGCCACCCCGGCGGGCGCGGCCCTGCAGAAGGACTACTACGTGGCCTCCTCGGCCCTGCCGATCGGCTCGACCGAGGCCGGACCGGCCGCCCTGGCCGCCGCGTACAAGGCCGAGTACCCGGACGCCGGCCTGGACAACGGCGTGGTGGCCGGGTACAGCGCCGGAGCCCTGTTCGGGGAGGTGCTGAAGAAGGCCTGCGCCGACAAGGACCTGACCCGCGAGGGGATCCGGGCGGCCCTGCTGAGCCTGAAGTCCTATGACAACGGTTTCGGCATCACGCACGACTTCTCGGACCCGAAGGCCCCCTCCACCCGGCAGAGCGTGATCCTGAAGCCCGACGCGACGGTCCCGGGCGGCATGAAGGTGGTCAAGGAGGCCGCCGCGGCACCCGCCGCGACGAAGTTCACTCCCGCTTCCTGAGCGGCGGGCAGGAACGGACGCTGCCGCCCCGACACGAGTCGGGGCGGTAGCGTCCGTCCGTCGGCGGACGGGCTGGTCGCCTCCCGATGAAACGCTTGGGGCCCTTTCGCCCAAGTACTGGACGAGGGGGCCGTCCGGGTTCCCGCACAGGGGAGGGACCGGGTGCTCAGCCCACGACACCGAAGGCCAGTTGGAGGTAGCCCGATGAACGAGAGGCCCAGTGGCTTCGAGGAGCGCCTCAAGGCGGCGCTCATCGCACGTCTTCCGGAGGCGCCGCCCGCGCCCGCCGACAGAGGATCTGCCCGGCGGTACGGCATCCGCTGGCCGTGGGCCTCGCGGCGGCGGAGGTCGTCGCCGTGAGCGCCCGGCCGGCGGGTTCCCTACGGGCGCGCGGTGAAGAGCGCTTCCGTGAACTCGGTTACCTCGCTGAAGCCGAGCCGGTGGTAGAGGCGGACGGCGGTGGCGTTGTCCGCACGGACGTTCAGTCCGATGTGGTCCGCGGTCTCTGCCAGCCGTCGGCACAGCTCGGCGACGCAGGCGCCGGCGGCGCCCTGCCCGCGGACCCGCGGATGGGTGGTGACGTTCCCGATCGCGGCGACCCGGTACGCCGCGGAGTGCACGTGCACTCCGGCCACGGCGACCAACTGCCCGGCCTGCCGGGCACCGACGTACTGGCCGGTGTCGAGCATGCGGTCGTCGAACCAGTTGCCCGGATACGCCTGCTCGAACAGTTCGAGCAGCTCGGGGAGGTCATCGCGGCTCAGCGGGGCGGGCCGCCACGGTCCGGAGGCATACCGGTCGGCCAGGTCGGGCTCGGTCAGCGCCATGCGCAGCAAAGTGGTGTGTGACTGCGCCGCGTAGCCGGATTCCAGGACCTTCGCGGCGGTTCCGGTCAGATGTCCGAGGAAACGCCGGGGGAGTACGGGCAGCAGTGCCTCGGCCAGCTCCTCCAGGGCGGCCGCTTGCCCGGGGCGGGTGAAGCCCAGCAGCGTCGGTACGTCACCGACAGCGTAGAGCAGCGCCACCGGTCCGTCCTCGGACACGGTGTACCAGCTGGTGTGGGGCCACGGCAGGTCGTCGAGGTCGCCGAGTTCCATCAGGTTCATGGCCGGGTCCCGTTCGAAGCGGGCGGCCAGGTCTGATCGGTCGTGGAGGCTGCGCAAGATCACCCGCACAGCGTACGGCGGGGCTCGGTCCGGTTCGACGGCGAGGTCGGGCAGCGCCACGGGAAGCGGCGGCGGACATCGCGGCGGACGCGGCGACGCCCCGCACCGAGACGGTGCGGGGCGTCGGGCTGCTGCGGTGCGGATCAGAGGGGACGAATGTCCTCGGCCTGCGGGCCCTTCTGGCCCTGGGTGACCTGGAACTCGACCTTCTGGCCCTCCTGGAGCTCACGGAAGCCCTGGGCGTTGATGTTGGAGTAGTGGGCGAAGACGTCGGGGCCGCCGCCGTCCTGCTCGATGAAGCCGAAGCCCTTTTCCGAGTTGAACCACTTCACAGTTCCGGTGGCCATCTTTTTGCTCCCTGTCGGGGACGAGGGTCCTCGCTTCTGAGGACCCTTGGGTGTGGGTTGCTTGCCCTGGTCCTCCGACGCTTGGTGAAGCGGTACTTCGGACACACGACTGCCGATCACGAGGCATGATCTACCCACTTGCACGAGGAGGGCAAACCGATGATCGGTTTGCCCCGGATCGGGCACTGCGCCCCCGGCCGATCGAGCCCGTCGGAGCCCGGAACCGAGGATGATCAACAGGCCTGTGACCTCCTGCCCCTAGGGTGGTGGTCATGGAGTCGTACACGATGGGACAGGCCGCCGAGCTACTGGGCGTGAGCGTCGACACGGTGCGGCGGTGGGCGGACGCGGGCCGCTTCCCGACCCATCGGCAGGGAACCCGGCGCATCGTGGAGGGGCCCGACCTCGCCGCGTTCTGCGTGGAGGTCGCCCAAGAGGGCGCCGACGCCGAGGACACCCCTCACACCTCGGCGCGCAACGCGTTCCCGGGGATCGTCACCGCGATCAAACTGGGCGAGGTGTCGGCGCAGGTGGAGGTCCAGGCGGGCCCGCACCGGGTGGTGTCGCTGCTGACCCGGGAAGCCGTCGAGGAACTCGGCCTGCAGCCGGGTGTGACGGTCACCGCCCGGGTGAAGTCGACCAGCGTGCACGTCCAACGCGCCTGAACACCCGTGCGCTTCAGGCGCGGCGGACCCGCCAGAGCCATGCCGTCGTGCCGGCCAGCAGGGCGAGCGTCGCCGCGTTGGCCAGGTGGGCCGGGGTATCGCCCACCGGGGCGGCGAGGGCCCACTTCCAGACGCCGGTGGCGACGGTCGGCACGACGGCGGTGAGCAGGACACCGGTCGTCTTCTGGACCCGGGTCCAGCGCACCGAGGTGCAGAGGAGCACCGCGCCGACGACGCGGAACAGGGTGCTGCAGAAATTCGAGCCGGGCACGGAGGGGAAGAGCGCGGCGAACAGGAAGGGGAGGGTGAGCATCAGGAGCGGGACCAGGGGGTGGACCTTCCCGCGCCGGACCAGTGCGCCCGCGGTGTCGGTCCCGCCGGCTGCCGGGACACCCGCGCCCTCGCTGCCCGCCTCGGCCAGTGCCGTCGCCGCGATCGTACGGGGGTCTCCCAGCTCCGCCAGGACCTCGCCGATCGTGACGCCGGGACGCTCGGCGCGCGTCACCTCGATGTGTTCGGCAAGGTCGGCGAGGAGTTCCCGGCGCCGTTCGGAGGGCAGTGCGGAGCTCTCGCGTTCGACGGCGGAGAGGTAGTCGCGTACGGGGTCGGCCGAGGTCTTCATGCGGGGTCTCCGGTGGAGTGGTGCGGGGTGGCGAGGAAGCCGTCGACGGCGTTGCGGAAGCCGGGCCAGACCCGGGCGAACTCGTCGAGCGCGGCCCGGCCGCTGTCGGTGAGCGCGTAGTAGCGGCGGGGCGGTCCGGTGGCGGACTCCTGCCAGGTCGTGGTGACCAGGTCGTCGCGGCGCAGCCGGGAGAGCAGCGGGTAGACCGTGCCCTGGCTGGTGGCCAGGGTGCCGGAGTCCTCCAGGGCGTGCAGGAGCTCCACGCCGTACCGGGGGCGGTCCCGCATCAGTGCGAGCACGCAGTACTCCAGGACACCCTTGCGCAGCTGGGCGGCAGCCCGGGCCTGCTTGGTCGAATCACCTGGTTCCATGCGATGCAAGATACCTGGCGAGGCAACCAGGCGGTAGAGGGGGCCGTGAGAAAGGGGCCGGCCAAGGGGACAGGTGTCCTCGCCGGAGCCCTGTGGCTGATACTTGATCATGTGACGGGGGGAAGCACGGCTGTGGGTCGACCGGTAGGGAACTGGTTCACGGCCAGGTCAAAGGGTGTGGGTGATGGCATGGGCTCGTCGGTGACGCCGGGAGCCGACGTGGCGCGCGAGGACAAATTCGACTGGTTCTGCGAGACGGTGTCCAGCGATGTGATGCCGGTCATGCTCAGTACCCGGCACACGACCGACTTCCGCGCCAAGATCACGGACCTGGATCTCGGCGTGGTGCGGTTGTCCTCCATGGCGTGCTCGCCGGTCCTCTCGCGCCGCACCCCGGCCCACGTCCGGCGCGGCGATCCCGAGCACCTGCAGCTGGCCCTCATCAGTCAAGGCGCCTTCCGGATCTCCCAGCGGGGCAGTGAGTCGGTGGTCGCGGGGGCACTCGTGCTCACGGACTCCTCACGGCCGAGCGAAGGGGCCAGCGCGGGCGGGCAGGGCGAGGCGATCGTCCTCCAGATGCCCCGCCCCGCGGTAGGGCTGCGCCCGGACCGGGTGGACCGCCTCCTCGCGCGGAGCCTGGCCGCCGACAGGGGGTCGGGGGCGGTCCTGGCCGACTTCCTGAGGACCCTGCTCACGCACGGCCCGCGCTGCCGCCCGGAGGAACTGCGCGGGATGGGGGCCATCGCCCTCGACCTGGCCACCGCCTGCCTCGCGCGGCACCTCGGCGACCTGGGCGAGGCGCCTGCCGAGGCGCGCGCACAGGAGACCCTGCAGCGGATCCACCGCTTCATCGACAACAACCTCGGCGACCCGGACCTGACCCCTCAGGTGATCGCCGACCGGCACAACATGTCCCTGCGAGGCCTTTACGCCCTCTTCGCCGACCAGCCGCGGAGCGTCGCGGCACGGATCCGCGAAAGCCGGCTGGCACGCGCCCACGCCGACCTCGCCCGGGGGGAGACGCGATCTCGGCCCGTACAGGCGATCGCGGCCCGCTGGGGATTCTCCAGCGCCGCCGCGTTCAGCCGGGCATTTCGCGAAGCCTACGGAATCACCCCGACCGAACACCGCGCGGCCTCCCCGGCCGTCACCCCGGGGTACGGTCTTCCGGGCTCGTGCGAGCCGGCGCCCTCGGCGTAGGCGCGCCGACCAGCCGCGCGGAAGCGGATGTTAGCTTCCTCCCCATGACGGATCATCAAGCCGAGACCGGGGCGGCCTACGACGGGGTCGTCGAGCTGTACGCCTCGCTGTTCGCCGACCGGCTGGAGACGCAGCCCTTCTCGCGAGCCATGATCAACACCTTCGCCGAACTGGCGCGCGCGACGGGCAACCCGCGAGTGGCGGACGTCGGGTGCGGTCCCGGGCACCTGACGGCCATGCTGCACGGCCTGGGGCTCGACGCCTTCGGGCTCGACCTCTCCGCGGCCATGGTCGACCACGCCCGGCGGGCCCACCCGACGCTGCGGTTCGACGAGGCGCGCATGGAGGCCCTGCCCGTCGAGGACGCCGCGCTCGGCGGCGTACTGGCCCACTACTCGATGATCCACACCCCGCCCGGGGAGCTGCCCGCGCTGCTCGCCGAGCAGGCGCGCGTCCTGGTGCCCGGGGGCCTGCTCCTTGCCTCGTTCTTCGGGACCGACGGACCGGAGCCGGTCCGCTTCGACCACAAGGTGACGCCCGCCTACAGCTGGCCGGTGGACCGGTTCGCCGAATCACTGGCAGCGGCGGGCCTCGTCCCGTTCGCCCGGCTGGTCCACGACCCGGCCTCCGAGCGCGGATTCCTCGACGCCCACGTGCTGGCCCGCCGCCCGGAGGCGACGTAACGCACGTCATGCCCCGCACCGTGCTGATCAGCCACTTCCCGGTGTTAAGGTTTTGTCTGATCGATCTCGATCGCAGGATTGTTACTCCCCGAGGACGCCACCTTCGTCGCCACGCGACGCCAAGGCGGCGTACCGCTTGAGGGGAGGCAAGGCCTGGGTGGCGCCACGTGCGCGGCCCGGGCCTTTTTTGTTGCCCGGATCCGGGCGTGAGAGATCGCGAACCGAAGCAGGCTGGCAAGAGCCCCAGGATGCAAGGAAGCATCATGAACACACCCGTAGCCGGACCCGGCACGCTGGCGGAGCAGATCCTCCGCGGCGTCGGCGGAGCCGAGAACATCGAGAGCCTCACGCACTGCGCGACGAGGCTCCGCTTCCAGCTCCACGACGGGGCGAAGGCCGACACCGCCGGGCTCGACGCCCTCGCCGGCGTCATGGCCACCGTGCCCCAGTCCGGTGACCGCCTGCAGATCGTGATCGGCGGAGCCGTCGCACGCGTCTACTCCGAGATCATGAACCTGCCGTCCATGGCGGGCGGCGCCGCGCCGGGCGCGAAGTCCGACGCCGACGTCAAGGCCGCGATGCGGGCCAAGAGCCGCGGACGCTACGCCTGGGTGGACAACTTCTTCGAGTACCTCTCCGACTCGTTCCGCCCGCTCATGGGCGTCCTGCTGGGCTCCTCGCTCATCATCGCGATCGCCTCGGTCCTCGACGCCCTGGGCTTCGTCGACTTCCGTGCCGCGGACAAGTCCGCCACCTGGGTGTTCGTCGACGCCATGTGGCGCTCGGTCCTGTACTTCCTGCCGATCATGGTCGCGTACAACTCGGCCAAGAAGCTGAAGATCGATCCCTGGGTCGGCGCCGCCGTGATGGCCGCGGTGATGACCCCGAACTTCACGGGCATGCTCAACCCGAAGTCCGGCATCCCCGGCATCACGTGCAGCACCAACGGGACCCTCGGCACCCAGGAGTGCGTGGCGCACGTCTTCGGCCTGCCGATGCAGCTGAACGACTACGGCGGCCAGGTCTTCGTGCCGCTGCTGATGGTCGCCGTGCTCGCCCTGGTCTACAAGGGACTGCAGCGGATCTTCCCGGAGACCGTGCACCTGGTCTTCGTGCCGTTCTTCAGCATGCTGATCATGATCCCGATCACGGCCTTCCTCATCGGCCCGATGGGCGTCTGGGCCGGCAACGGTCTCGGTGAGGGCCTGTCCTGGCTGAACGGCAACGCCCCGATCGTCTTCGCGATCCTCATCCCGCTGCTCTACCCGTTCCTGGTGCCGCTGGGCCTGCACTGGCCGCTGAACGCCCTCATGCTCGTGAACATCAACACCCTGGGCTACGACTTCATCCAGGGCCCCATGGGCGCCTGGAACTTCGCCTGCTTCGGCGCGACCGCCGGTGTGCTGCTCCTCTCGCTCCGCCACCGCGAGAAGGAGATGCGCCAGACCGCCACCGGAGCCCTGGCCGCGGGTCTGCTCGGCGGCATCTCCGAGCCCTCCCTGTACGGCATCCACCTGCGCTTCAAGCGGATCTACCCGCGCATGCTCGTGGGCTGCCTCGTGGGCGGCGTGCTCGTGGGCGTCCTGGGCGGCGTGGACACCAAGGCCTTCGCCTTCACCTCCCTGCTGACCATCCCGGTCTTCTCCCCGATGGCCACCTACGGCATCGCGATCACCGCCGCCTTCTTCGTCTCCATGGCGCTCGTGTACTTCTCCGACTTCCGCACCCCGGAGGAGCGCGTCCAGGCCAACGCCGAGCGCGACGCCGCCGAGGCCGCCTCCCGGGCGGAGGCCGGCGCGGCCGATGACCGAGAGCTCGTCACCGTCGGCGCGGCGACGGCCACCGCGGGGGCTTCGACCGGCACCACCGCCGGCCCTGAGTCCACGACCGGCGCTCCCGCCCCCACCCCCACCCCCGCGCCCACTCCCACCCCCGGTAAGGGAACCGAGCTCGCCGCACCGGTCGCGGGCCGGGTCGTCGGCCTCGACGAAGTCGGCGACCCCGTCTTCGCCTCCCGCGCGCTCGGCGAGGGCGTGGGCATCGAGCCGGCGGACGGCCGCGTCGTCGCCCCGGTCGACGGAGAGCTGATCATCGTCGCCGCCACCGGCCACGCCTTCGGCATCCGTACCGCCGACGGCATCGAGGTGCTCGTCCACATCGGCATCGACACGGTGCAGATGAAGGGGGAGGGCTTCGACGTCCGTACCGAGGCCGGACGGCAGGTCTCCGTCGGCGACCTCCTCGTCGAGGTCGACCTCGACGCCGTGCGCGCGGCGGAGCACCCGACGGTCACCCTCATGACCGTCACGAACACCGCCGACCTCACCTCGGTCGAGCCGCACACCGGGCAGACCGTCGCCGCCGGCGCGCCCGTGGTGACCGTAAGGCGCTGAGGGCCGACCACCGGTCCGCCGCGGGCACGTGACTCCTCGTGGGGCACGTGCCCGCGGCGTACCGGTTCGGGGAAGAGGGCAGGTGGCGCAGGGGTGGGGAACAATGCGGGATCATTGGGTAGTACCGGACCGCGAACGAGAAGGAGAGCAGGCGTTGAAGGCGCTGCGTGTCCTCAATAACAACGTGGTCCTCGCACGCGACGACAAGGGCCAGGAGGTCATCCTCACCGGGCGCGGCATCGGGTTCAGCTCCCGTCAGGGCAAGCCCGTCGATCCCGCGCTGATCGTGCGCGTCTTCGTCCCGGCGGACGGCCGTGACCCCGACCACCTGAGCGAGGTCCTCGCCCTCATCGACGAGGAGATCCTGCGGGCCGTCGTGATCGCCCTCGACGAAGCCGGCATCGAGGGGCGCGAGTCCACCCGGCCGACCCTCGCCATCGCCGTGGCCGACCACGTCGTCGGCGCTCTCGACCGGGCCGCCCGGGGCATCGTCATCGAGTACCCGCTGCGCGCGGAGGTCCAGGCCCTGTACGCCGCCGAGTACGCCCAGGCGCAGCGCCTGCTCGATGCCATCAACGAGCGCGTCGACCCGCGGCTGGAGGACTCGGAGGC
Protein-coding sequences here:
- a CDS encoding glucose PTS transporter subunit IIA, with amino-acid sequence MNTPVAGPGTLAEQILRGVGGAENIESLTHCATRLRFQLHDGAKADTAGLDALAGVMATVPQSGDRLQIVIGGAVARVYSEIMNLPSMAGGAAPGAKSDADVKAAMRAKSRGRYAWVDNFFEYLSDSFRPLMGVLLGSSLIIAIASVLDALGFVDFRAADKSATWVFVDAMWRSVLYFLPIMVAYNSAKKLKIDPWVGAAVMAAVMTPNFTGMLNPKSGIPGITCSTNGTLGTQECVAHVFGLPMQLNDYGGQVFVPLLMVAVLALVYKGLQRIFPETVHLVFVPFFSMLIMIPITAFLIGPMGVWAGNGLGEGLSWLNGNAPIVFAILIPLLYPFLVPLGLHWPLNALMLVNINTLGYDFIQGPMGAWNFACFGATAGVLLLSLRHREKEMRQTATGALAAGLLGGISEPSLYGIHLRFKRIYPRMLVGCLVGGVLVGVLGGVDTKAFAFTSLLTIPVFSPMATYGIAITAAFFVSMALVYFSDFRTPEERVQANAERDAAEAASRAEAGAADDRELVTVGAATATAGASTGTTAGPESTTGAPAPTPTPAPTPTPGKGTELAAPVAGRVVGLDEVGDPVFASRALGEGVGIEPADGRVVAPVDGELIIVAATGHAFGIRTADGIEVLVHIGIDTVQMKGEGFDVRTEAGRQVSVGDLLVEVDLDAVRAAEHPTVTLMTVTNTADLTSVEPHTGQTVAAGAPVVTVRR
- a CDS encoding PadR family transcriptional regulator, whose amino-acid sequence is MEPGDSTKQARAAAQLRKGVLEYCVLALMRDRPRYGVELLHALEDSGTLATSQGTVYPLLSRLRRDDLVTTTWQESATGPPRRYYALTDSGRAALDEFARVWPGFRNAVDGFLATPHHSTGDPA
- a CDS encoding cold-shock protein → MATGTVKWFNSEKGFGFIEQDGGGPDVFAHYSNINAQGFRELQEGQKVEFQVTQGQKGPQAEDIRPL
- a CDS encoding PRD domain-containing protein; protein product: MKALRVLNNNVVLARDDKGQEVILTGRGIGFSSRQGKPVDPALIVRVFVPADGRDPDHLSEVLALIDEEILRAVVIALDEAGIEGRESTRPTLAIAVADHVVGALDRAARGIVIEYPLRAEVQALYAAEYAQAQRLLDAINERVDPRLEDSEAIALALHLVNAGFATGDLSFTYTMTGVIQQMLAVVRERYGLSVSQESMSAARFITHVRYLFVRIQQHRQLKGHESTIGDGIRRHYPEATRTAQQLATIVELRLGQHLSEDEVSYLALHVARMTTEPDGAAV
- a CDS encoding helix-turn-helix domain-containing protein, which codes for MGSSVTPGADVAREDKFDWFCETVSSDVMPVMLSTRHTTDFRAKITDLDLGVVRLSSMACSPVLSRRTPAHVRRGDPEHLQLALISQGAFRISQRGSESVVAGALVLTDSSRPSEGASAGGQGEAIVLQMPRPAVGLRPDRVDRLLARSLAADRGSGAVLADFLRTLLTHGPRCRPEELRGMGAIALDLATACLARHLGDLGEAPAEARAQETLQRIHRFIDNNLGDPDLTPQVIADRHNMSLRGLYALFADQPRSVAARIRESRLARAHADLARGETRSRPVQAIAARWGFSSAAAFSRAFREAYGITPTEHRAASPAVTPGYGLPGSCEPAPSA
- a CDS encoding class I SAM-dependent methyltransferase, with translation MTDHQAETGAAYDGVVELYASLFADRLETQPFSRAMINTFAELARATGNPRVADVGCGPGHLTAMLHGLGLDAFGLDLSAAMVDHARRAHPTLRFDEARMEALPVEDAALGGVLAHYSMIHTPPGELPALLAEQARVLVPGGLLLASFFGTDGPEPVRFDHKVTPAYSWPVDRFAESLAAAGLVPFARLVHDPASERGFLDAHVLARRPEAT
- a CDS encoding GNAT family N-acetyltransferase, which codes for MILRSLHDRSDLAARFERDPAMNLMELGDLDDLPWPHTSWYTVSEDGPVALLYAVGDVPTLLGFTRPGQAAALEELAEALLPVLPRRFLGHLTGTAAKVLESGYAAQSHTTLLRMALTEPDLADRYASGPWRPAPLSRDDLPELLELFEQAYPGNWFDDRMLDTGQYVGARQAGQLVAVAGVHVHSAAYRVAAIGNVTTHPRVRGQGAAGACVAELCRRLAETADHIGLNVRADNATAVRLYHRLGFSEVTEFTEALFTARP
- a CDS encoding branched-chain amino acid ABC transporter permease codes for the protein MTTFLELLLGGLSMGSVYALIALGFVVIFKATEVVNFAHASLLLAGGYVTATLHEELGFWGALLAGALSAAAVGAAIEFLVMRRYRGQDQSVLAIVTIGVDILLITDLTRRLGTDVLSLGDPWGDRVVHLGAVTVPQTRIAAILAAGLLITVFLLVFRHTSWGVAMRAAAEQPETAALMGVRLGRVSLAAWAVAGALAAVAALFLTVFPTPGLERATSLAALKAFPAAILGGLDSTSGALAGGLIVGVTEALATGYQGQLTFLGRGIGDLAPYLVMVAVLLIRPAGLLGTKELARV
- a CDS encoding TOBE domain-containing protein is translated as MESYTMGQAAELLGVSVDTVRRWADAGRFPTHRQGTRRIVEGPDLAAFCVEVAQEGADAEDTPHTSARNAFPGIVTAIKLGEVSAQVEVQAGPHRVVSLLTREAVEELGLQPGVTVTARVKSTSVHVQRA
- a CDS encoding ABC transporter substrate-binding protein; this encodes MNRRRHAAAVLAAALVLTGAAGCSGKAKPADGDKPAASGGVKAGAGVSDKTIKLGALTDMTGVYASLGKSVTQAQQLWVKQTNAAGGICGRTIELTVRDHGYDPQKALAAYTELEPSVLGFAQFIGSPFVSAVKTRIDGKDKGLVIPQAWSASLLGSPYIRTVGATYDVETINAVGFLLDQKRIASGDKIGHVYFEGDYGENALTGSKAIAAESGLTVVEQKIKPTDNDMTAQVAALKQAGVKAVVISAGPRQAASLVGVAAAGGWNVPFVGNNSAFAPQLLATPAGAALQKDYYVASSALPIGSTEAGPAALAAAYKAEYPDAGLDNGVVAGYSAGALFGEVLKKACADKDLTREGIRAALLSLKSYDNGFGITHDFSDPKAPSTRQSVILKPDATVPGGMKVVKEAAAAPAATKFTPAS
- a CDS encoding HAAS signaling domain-containing protein, with product MKTSADPVRDYLSAVERESSALPSERRRELLADLAEHIEVTRAERPGVTIGEVLAELGDPRTIAATALAEAGSEGAGVPAAGGTDTAGALVRRGKVHPLVPLLMLTLPFLFAALFPSVPGSNFCSTLFRVVGAVLLCTSVRWTRVQKTTGVLLTAVVPTVATGVWKWALAAPVGDTPAHLANAATLALLAGTTAWLWRVRRA
- a CDS encoding branched-chain amino acid ABC transporter permease → MSDTRSPVLHPEAVAPAAATRLRLLTSRNATVAAAGLVLLALPFYLDRFWLQAGLFAIAAAIGAIGLNLLTGATGQLSMGHAFFLAVGAYGYCALAGDGSTAGGHTLVGLGLPSWLAAVLAVALAGAAGGLFSPIAGRLRGAYLGIATLALIFIGQHVLFNATSVTGGFNGREVEPLSLFGFTFDDTETVIAAVPFQSAEKLWYVALAALLGGALFARGVLRGRPGRAMNALRDHSIAAGVMGVPVARYRAAVFVLSSMYAGLAGVLLALVFQRTVPDYFGMVLSLEYLAMIVIGGLGTVAGAVVGAVFVSLLPPLLTRYSEALPLVSAPGTGGVSPGEASRYLYGAAVVVAVLFLPGGLTGITRIVRTRTTPSKERT